A region from the Halobacillus mangrovi genome encodes:
- a CDS encoding GerAB/ArcD/ProY family transporter, translating into MDKQIMDNQKISPRQYMLIVILFTIGSSILIVPTPLAVQAKQDAWIALILSILLGSCLILFYNKIGELSAGKTFVQASNYVFGAWFGRILSFFYLSFIYILAALVLRNIGDFMTTQIIPETPLQFTHILFLLVIIASAYLGIETIGRSAEIFMPWLVLLIIFLTISLTPQISLDNLKPMFENGVTPILSASTILVGTPLLEMVTLLMIFPYVKESKKTRHGWLLGMLLGGGSLFLITLLCLLVLGSDLTALNAYPSYRIGQKINIAGFLEGLEIIVAIIWMITIFFKLVVLYYASSIGIAQFLKMDDHRPLLLPLGIGMVVLSIVAYPDVAYFETFVGEIWLSYALTHGLFLPFLLWIGLVIKKKRKEKKTT; encoded by the coding sequence ATGGATAAACAAATCATGGATAATCAAAAAATAAGTCCCCGTCAATACATGCTGATTGTCATCCTATTTACAATCGGTAGCTCGATCCTTATTGTCCCTACTCCTTTAGCCGTCCAGGCAAAGCAGGATGCCTGGATCGCGTTAATACTTTCGATTTTGTTAGGCAGCTGCCTCATCCTCTTTTACAATAAAATCGGGGAATTATCTGCTGGGAAGACATTTGTCCAAGCATCCAATTATGTGTTTGGCGCATGGTTTGGCAGAATTCTCAGCTTTTTTTATCTATCCTTCATCTACATTTTGGCTGCGCTTGTACTAAGAAACATCGGCGATTTCATGACAACTCAAATCATTCCTGAAACTCCACTGCAGTTTACACATATTCTCTTTCTACTTGTCATCATCGCCAGTGCTTATTTGGGTATAGAAACGATTGGCCGTTCTGCTGAGATATTCATGCCCTGGTTGGTTCTCTTGATTATTTTTTTGACTATTTCTTTGACACCACAAATCAGTCTGGATAATCTAAAGCCTATGTTCGAAAATGGTGTGACGCCAATTTTAAGTGCTTCAACTATTCTAGTTGGAACTCCTTTACTGGAGATGGTCACTCTTTTAATGATTTTTCCCTATGTAAAAGAAAGCAAAAAAACTAGGCACGGTTGGCTATTGGGAATGTTGTTGGGCGGGGGATCGCTATTTTTGATTACACTTTTATGCCTCCTTGTCCTGGGTAGTGATCTTACTGCCCTAAACGCTTATCCTAGTTATAGAATTGGGCAGAAAATCAATATAGCAGGCTTTTTAGAAGGGCTGGAAATCATTGTAGCCATCATATGGATGATCACGATCTTTTTCAAATTGGTTGTGCTTTATTATGCATCTTCCATCGGCATAGCCCAATTTCTTAAGATGGACGACCACAGACCTTTACTTCTCCCCTTAGGAATTGGGATGGTGGTTCTATCGATCGTTGCCTACCCTGATGTCGCTTATTTCGAAACGTTTGTCGGTGAGATATGGTTATCGTATGCCCTAACCCATGGTCTCTTTTTACCTTTCTTATTATGGATCGGTCTTGTGATAAAGAAAAAAAGGAAAGAAAAGAAAACGACATAA
- a CDS encoding Ger(x)C family spore germination protein: MKCKPKALSIITRTLLVMSCLLILSGCWNSRELDELGIAVAIGIDKNDDNQYKIAVQVINPSEIATDAPTTRPPVSTYTTTGETIFEAFRLLAKKSPRKIYFSQLRLAVLSSEVAEEGIMPILDFLYRDHEFRTSFYAVVAKNASAESILSIITPYEKIPANKVMSSIDTTEKNWGAAKGVSIDKLISAIKSKGENPVLSGINLIGEEELGTNISNVENVDAPTKLEIDYLAMFKDDKLVGWLTEEQSRGLNFVTGNINSAIITEPCDDGKLSIEILRSQASMKSKIKSDRPVVTIEIETEGNVGEIDCKIDLSKPESLDKLNKKVDKAIKEMIEASIQTAKESGSDIFGFGNVVHRDNPKYFKKVEKDWNSQFKELEVEIKVNTELRRKGTATQPINKEG, from the coding sequence ATGAAATGTAAACCCAAGGCTCTTTCCATAATTACACGAACTCTTTTAGTGATGAGCTGCTTACTTATCTTGTCAGGATGTTGGAACAGCAGGGAATTGGATGAATTGGGAATTGCTGTTGCCATTGGAATTGATAAAAATGATGATAATCAATATAAAATCGCCGTACAAGTGATCAATCCTTCTGAAATTGCGACAGATGCACCAACCACTCGCCCACCAGTATCAACTTATACGACAACGGGTGAAACAATCTTTGAAGCTTTTAGGTTACTGGCGAAGAAATCCCCAAGGAAAATTTACTTTTCTCAACTTCGCTTAGCTGTCCTGAGTAGTGAAGTTGCAGAAGAAGGCATTATGCCTATCTTAGATTTTCTTTATCGAGATCATGAATTTAGAACATCTTTTTACGCTGTAGTAGCCAAGAATGCCTCAGCAGAGAGTATATTGAGTATCATTACCCCGTATGAAAAAATTCCAGCAAATAAGGTGATGAGCTCTATAGATACGACAGAAAAAAACTGGGGAGCAGCTAAGGGAGTATCCATAGATAAATTGATTTCTGCCATTAAAAGTAAAGGAGAAAATCCTGTGTTGAGCGGTATAAACTTAATTGGAGAAGAAGAACTTGGAACAAATATCAGCAACGTCGAAAACGTCGATGCTCCTACAAAGCTTGAAATTGATTACCTTGCCATGTTTAAAGATGACAAACTTGTAGGCTGGTTGACGGAGGAACAGAGCCGGGGATTGAACTTTGTCACAGGAAACATAAATAGTGCGATCATCACAGAGCCTTGTGATGATGGAAAGTTAAGCATTGAAATTCTAAGATCTCAAGCCTCTATGAAGTCGAAGATCAAAAGTGACAGACCTGTGGTGACTATTGAAATTGAAACAGAAGGAAATGTAGGTGAAATAGATTGTAAAATTGACCTTAGTAAACCAGAATCTCTTGACAAGCTCAATAAAAAAGTGGACAAAGCGATCAAAGAGATGATTGAAGCAAGTATTCAAACAGCTAAAGAGTCTGGCAGTGATATCTTTGGATTTGGAAACGTTGTCCATCGTGATAACCCTAAGTATTTCAAGAAAGTAGAAAAAGATTGGAATAGCCAGTTCAAAGAGTTAGAAGTCGAAATAAAAGTGAATACAGAACTTCGAAGAAAAGGAACTGCCACCCAGCCAATTAACAAGGAAGGATAG
- a CDS encoding spore germination protein, giving the protein MKRDKTETQNQKQNDKQQENQTPPRPLIPSVDKSVDFIKESLGNSSDLVVRRFMINKSPCAVLYIDGMVNKETIQNFIMEALMLEMPPKRASVRRLYEMIKDASLPIGELSELDNYEDLFKRLLSGETIFLLDREEKSLAASTRGWRDRGVQETTSESVIRGPKEAFTETLRTNTSLLRRKIKDSKLRIDAKSIGKMTNTDVAVVYLEGTAQDSVVKEVHKRLDQIDIDSILESGYLEEYIQDAQYSPFPTVYYSEKPDAIAAGILEGRVAIITDGTPDVLLCPALFVNFFHSSEDYYQRADIGTLIRILRLICFNIALFMPSLYIAFTTFHPEMIPSQLLVSLAAQREGVPFPAFVEALIMELTFEILREAGVRLPKPVGSAVSIVGALVLGNSAVQAGLVSPAMVIVVAITAISSFVVPSYNMAIPIRIIRFIFMVLGATFGLFGIILGLIAMVFHLTSLKSFGVPYMSPFAPFVPKDQKDVLLRLPHWGLFSRPSSFVKENEKRTSPSSKEN; this is encoded by the coding sequence GTGAAACGGGATAAAACAGAAACACAAAATCAGAAGCAAAATGATAAACAACAAGAAAACCAGACTCCTCCTCGCCCACTCATTCCTTCTGTAGATAAAAGCGTCGACTTTATTAAAGAGTCACTAGGAAACAGTTCTGACCTTGTTGTAAGAAGATTCATGATCAATAAGTCTCCGTGCGCTGTATTGTATATCGACGGAATGGTAAATAAGGAAACCATTCAGAATTTTATTATGGAAGCCCTCATGCTCGAGATGCCTCCTAAACGCGCATCTGTCCGTCGTTTATATGAAATGATTAAAGATGCTTCATTACCTATCGGTGAGCTTAGTGAACTTGATAATTATGAAGATTTATTCAAACGGTTATTATCTGGTGAAACGATCTTTCTGTTAGATCGAGAAGAAAAATCTTTAGCAGCAAGTACCAGAGGCTGGAGAGACCGTGGGGTACAGGAAACGACTTCAGAAAGTGTTATCCGTGGGCCTAAAGAGGCGTTCACAGAAACACTGCGCACCAACACCTCTCTGCTACGAAGAAAAATTAAAGACTCAAAACTAAGAATTGATGCTAAATCAATCGGAAAGATGACAAATACAGATGTTGCTGTTGTCTACCTTGAAGGGACTGCTCAGGATTCTGTTGTCAAAGAAGTTCATAAACGTTTAGACCAAATTGACATTGACAGCATTCTTGAGAGTGGCTATTTGGAAGAGTATATCCAAGATGCCCAGTACTCTCCTTTTCCAACAGTTTATTATTCAGAAAAACCCGATGCCATCGCTGCGGGGATTCTAGAAGGGCGTGTCGCTATTATTACGGATGGAACCCCTGACGTTTTATTGTGTCCTGCCCTATTCGTAAACTTCTTTCATTCCAGTGAAGATTACTATCAACGTGCAGATATTGGAACGCTCATTCGTATTCTACGATTAATTTGTTTTAACATCGCTTTATTTATGCCGTCCTTGTATATTGCTTTTACCACTTTCCACCCTGAGATGATCCCATCTCAACTACTAGTCAGTCTTGCTGCTCAAAGAGAAGGTGTGCCCTTCCCTGCCTTCGTAGAAGCTTTAATTATGGAGCTGACCTTTGAGATTCTAAGAGAAGCAGGAGTGCGATTACCAAAACCTGTAGGTTCAGCTGTGTCTATTGTTGGAGCCCTCGTCCTTGGGAATTCGGCGGTGCAAGCAGGGCTTGTTTCACCAGCAATGGTTATTGTCGTTGCGATTACTGCAATCAGTAGCTTTGTTGTCCCATCATATAATATGGCGATTCCAATTCGAATCATTAGGTTTATATTTATGGTTCTGGGAGCGACATTTGGATTATTCGGAATCATCCTTGGTCTGATAGCCATGGTCTTCCACTTAACCAGTTTGAAATCTTTTGGAGTCCCTTACATGTCGCCCTTCGCTCCTTTTGTTCCCAAAGATCAAAAGGATGTTTTACTTCGACTCCCTCACTGGGGGCTGTTTTCCAGACCATCCTCGTTTGTTAAAGAGAATGAGAAACGAACAAGCCCTTCATCAAAGGAGAACTGA
- a CDS encoding glycoside hydrolase family 13 protein, with translation MSKSTQWWKESVVYQIYPRSFNDSNGDGIGDIEGIIQKLDYLVELGIDVVWLSPIYKSPNDDMGYDISDYQDIMAEFGTLEDWDRLITQMHEKGLKLVMDLVVNHTSDEHPWFVEARKSKDNPYRDYYIWRPPSEDGKEPNNWQSFFSGSAWQYDEATEEYYLHLFTKKQPDLNWENPEVRHKVYDMMRWWLDRGVDGFRMDVINLISKVEGLPDAPIAKPEEKYQWGSDFFANGPRFMEFMNEMKEEVLDHYDILTVGETGFVTPEEGKQFTNEEDGVLSMLFQFQHMDIDAQPGGQMGKWEIKDWKLTELKEIMSKWQVELYNKGWNSLYLENHDQPRSVSRFGDDEEYHKESAKMLATWYHMMQGTPYIYQGQELGMTNVHFPSIEDYKDVEIINLWNDLVETRGYDPDKVLHSIHEKGRDNARTPMQWDDSKNGGFTDGTPWIKVNPNYKEINAEAALKDPDSIFYHYKKLVQLRKEHDVIVYGEYELVWESDEQVYAYTRTYEDQSLLVIANFKKEKLEREWPENFHYNESDVLIQNYDEAPKVEDGKLTLRPYEAVVYKF, from the coding sequence ATGTCAAAATCCACTCAGTGGTGGAAAGAGTCAGTTGTCTATCAAATCTATCCCAGGAGCTTCAATGACAGTAACGGGGATGGGATCGGTGACATTGAAGGAATTATTCAGAAGCTTGACTATCTCGTAGAACTCGGAATCGATGTGGTCTGGCTCTCCCCTATTTACAAGTCGCCGAATGATGATATGGGATACGATATTAGTGATTATCAAGACATCATGGCAGAGTTCGGAACACTTGAGGATTGGGACAGATTAATTACTCAAATGCATGAAAAAGGCCTGAAACTCGTCATGGACCTCGTTGTCAATCATACTTCTGATGAGCATCCATGGTTTGTAGAAGCAAGGAAGTCGAAAGATAACCCTTATCGAGACTATTATATTTGGCGGCCTCCAAGTGAAGATGGAAAAGAGCCAAATAACTGGCAGTCATTTTTCAGCGGCTCTGCCTGGCAATATGATGAAGCGACAGAAGAATACTATCTGCATTTGTTTACGAAAAAGCAGCCGGATTTAAACTGGGAGAACCCTGAAGTTCGTCATAAAGTCTACGACATGATGAGATGGTGGTTAGACCGCGGTGTCGATGGTTTCCGAATGGACGTCATTAATCTTATTTCCAAAGTGGAAGGACTGCCAGATGCTCCTATCGCTAAGCCTGAAGAAAAATATCAATGGGGCAGTGATTTTTTCGCAAACGGTCCCCGCTTTATGGAATTCATGAATGAAATGAAAGAAGAAGTGCTGGACCATTATGATATTCTCACGGTTGGTGAAACTGGATTCGTCACCCCTGAAGAAGGAAAACAGTTTACAAACGAAGAAGACGGCGTACTGTCTATGCTCTTTCAATTCCAACACATGGATATTGATGCTCAGCCTGGAGGGCAAATGGGCAAGTGGGAGATCAAAGACTGGAAGCTTACTGAATTAAAAGAAATTATGTCTAAGTGGCAGGTTGAGCTTTACAACAAAGGCTGGAACTCTTTGTATCTTGAAAATCATGACCAGCCCCGTTCGGTCTCGCGATTCGGTGATGATGAGGAGTACCACAAGGAAAGCGCGAAGATGCTTGCCACCTGGTACCATATGATGCAAGGAACACCATATATTTACCAGGGGCAAGAACTCGGCATGACAAACGTCCACTTCCCTTCGATTGAAGATTATAAAGACGTAGAAATCATCAATTTATGGAACGACCTTGTCGAGACCAGAGGCTATGACCCAGACAAAGTCCTCCACTCTATTCATGAAAAAGGTCGTGACAATGCACGCACCCCTATGCAGTGGGATGATTCCAAGAATGGCGGCTTTACAGATGGCACCCCTTGGATCAAGGTGAATCCAAACTACAAAGAAATAAATGCGGAAGCAGCCTTAAAGGATCCGGACTCCATTTTTTATCACTATAAAAAACTTGTCCAGCTGCGCAAAGAGCACGATGTCATTGTTTATGGCGAGTATGAACTCGTATGGGAGAGCGACGAACAAGTTTATGCTTATACTCGTACTTACGAAGATCAGTCTCTTCTCGTGATTGCAAACTTCAAAAAAGAAAAACTTGAACGAGAATGGCCTGAGAACTTCCATTACAATGAAAGTGACGTTTTGATTCAGAATTATGATGAAGCTCCTAAAGTTGAAGATGGCAAGCTGACACTTCGCCCTTACGAAGCTGTCGTGTATAAGTTTTAA
- a CDS encoding carbohydrate ABC transporter permease, which translates to MNKKAGVRFYLFLAIFVFVIMFPFLWILLSSIKPLSELFGPQAFNWFTSDPTFQSYVSVFTNYPFLTYLWNSTVISTITTVYTVFVAAFAAYAIARLRFRGKSIILGVVLSVSMFPQIATISPIYIFLKNVGLTNSYLGLIIPYTTFALPLSIWLLVTFFRKIPFDLEESAKMDGASMMQTYFRIILPLAIPGIFTTAILVFIAAWNEFLFALTINTAESYKTVPVGIGMFQGQYTIPWGEISAATVIVTVPLVIMVLFFQRRIVSGLTSGAVKE; encoded by the coding sequence ATGAATAAAAAAGCAGGCGTACGTTTTTACCTGTTCTTAGCGATCTTTGTATTTGTCATTATGTTCCCGTTCCTTTGGATCCTTCTTAGCTCCATTAAACCTTTATCGGAGCTCTTCGGCCCTCAAGCGTTCAATTGGTTTACAAGCGATCCGACGTTCCAAAGTTACGTGTCCGTATTTACAAACTATCCATTTTTAACTTATTTATGGAATAGTACAGTGATATCAACCATTACGACCGTCTATACCGTATTTGTAGCAGCTTTTGCAGCTTATGCAATTGCACGGCTTCGCTTCCGCGGGAAATCCATCATTCTAGGTGTTGTATTATCCGTTTCGATGTTCCCGCAAATTGCAACCATCTCCCCTATCTATATTTTCTTGAAAAATGTAGGGCTTACAAACAGCTACTTAGGGTTGATCATCCCTTATACAACGTTCGCTTTGCCACTTTCCATCTGGTTACTTGTGACTTTCTTCCGCAAGATTCCTTTTGACTTGGAAGAATCAGCAAAGATGGATGGTGCGTCTATGATGCAAACGTATTTCCGTATCATTTTGCCGTTAGCGATTCCGGGGATTTTCACAACAGCGATTCTTGTGTTTATTGCAGCGTGGAATGAATTCCTATTCGCTTTGACAATCAACACAGCGGAAAGCTATAAAACTGTTCCTGTTGGTATTGGGATGTTCCAGGGTCAATACACGATTCCCTGGGGAGAGATCTCAGCTGCTACGGTAATCGTAACGGTACCGTTAGTCATCATGGTTCTATTCTTCCAGCGACGTATTGTTTCCGGTTTGACTTCAGGTGCCGTCAAAGAGTAA
- a CDS encoding carbohydrate ABC transporter permease, which translates to MAKSLNDSQKKERRLGYLLVAPSLILILAIAIWPVIQSFYFSLFDYRLNDPAKSDIHFSYTLDLEQYLDSQPFLITALDDEIEEAPPQVASTLEDIKSNMQAYDEELVQDEKIAKRYEQVNEKLFNFEIPSDDLKFVEIDRSFGEDFKETFEQVERRLNELEDQEALTDANRLTGLANAINDSIIEPNFIGFSHYEKNLTDTRMWRSLMNTGIFTLVSVGFELVLGMGIALLINKAFFGRGLVRASILIPWAIPTAVSALMWKFLYDGQNGIVAHFFEQIGIIDSMSSLLTTPVGAMAAVILTDVWKTTPYMALLLLAGLQTIPTSLYEAASIDGANKWKQFLKITLPLMKSSILVALLFRTLDAFRVFDLIFVLTGGGPANSTETISILAYKVMFSQTNFGEGSALAVIVFICVAIISAIYIKFLGSDLLGDGAKK; encoded by the coding sequence TTGGCAAAAAGCTTAAACGACTCGCAGAAGAAGGAAAGAAGACTCGGTTATTTACTCGTCGCCCCTTCATTGATACTTATATTAGCCATTGCAATATGGCCTGTTATCCAGTCCTTTTACTTTAGTTTATTTGACTACCGATTGAACGACCCTGCAAAATCCGATATCCACTTTTCCTACACCCTAGACTTAGAACAGTATTTAGACAGTCAGCCTTTCCTAATTACTGCACTTGATGATGAAATCGAAGAAGCACCTCCACAAGTTGCTTCGACATTAGAAGATATTAAAAGCAACATGCAAGCTTACGATGAAGAATTAGTGCAAGATGAAAAGATTGCAAAAAGATATGAGCAAGTGAATGAGAAACTCTTCAACTTTGAAATCCCTAGTGATGATTTAAAGTTCGTTGAGATCGATCGCTCATTTGGTGAAGACTTCAAGGAAACATTTGAACAAGTAGAGCGGCGTTTGAACGAACTTGAAGATCAGGAAGCATTGACTGATGCAAACCGACTGACAGGTTTAGCAAACGCTATTAATGACAGTATCATCGAGCCAAATTTCATCGGTTTTAGCCACTATGAAAAAAATCTAACAGATACACGGATGTGGCGTTCCTTAATGAATACGGGGATTTTCACACTCGTTTCCGTTGGATTTGAGCTTGTGCTTGGTATGGGAATTGCATTGTTAATCAATAAAGCATTCTTCGGGCGTGGGCTCGTGCGTGCTTCCATTCTGATTCCGTGGGCCATTCCTACAGCGGTATCCGCCCTCATGTGGAAATTCCTTTACGATGGTCAGAACGGTATTGTCGCCCACTTCTTTGAACAGATTGGGATTATCGATTCTATGAGTAGTCTCTTAACCACACCGGTCGGGGCTATGGCAGCCGTTATTTTAACAGATGTATGGAAAACAACTCCATACATGGCATTATTGCTGCTAGCAGGACTACAAACGATTCCTACCTCTCTTTACGAAGCAGCTAGTATTGATGGTGCCAACAAGTGGAAACAGTTCCTAAAGATCACGTTGCCTTTAATGAAATCTAGTATTCTAGTAGCTCTCCTTTTCCGTACGTTAGATGCGTTCCGCGTATTTGACTTGATCTTCGTTCTGACAGGCGGTGGACCAGCGAACTCAACAGAAACGATCTCAATACTCGCCTACAAAGTCATGTTCTCACAAACGAACTTCGGAGAAGGCTCTGCGCTTGCCGTTATTGTTTTCATCTGTGTAGCGATTATTTCAGCGATCTATATTAAGTTCCTTGGTTCAGACCTTCTTGGGGACGGAGCTAAAAAATAA
- a CDS encoding ABC transporter substrate-binding protein: protein MKAKLWFLSILFILVLALVGCSGGGDDSGSEDTSGEEGTSENSEGESSDEVVTLTWARGQDSTQASEKLIEEFNKKNPNIQVELREMPSDTGQQHDAYVTQLNAESSEIDVMDMDVIWPAEFAQAGYVLELDRFIQRDGIDMDKYNQGAVSAANFNGKQWAMPKFIDTGMLFYRTDIVSEDEVPQTWDELIESAQAKKGEGGTEFGYLMQAKQYEGLVCNVVEFIHAYGGQILDDSGEVAVDSPETVKGISKLVEIANSDFVPGNINTFTEVESHTAFIEGQSPYIRNWPYQWNLANDENESEIVGNVGVAPLPAGDEGSAAALGGWMAGINKYSEHKEEAWEFVKFMTGPEGQKISAIYGGLAPTLPELFEDEEILEANPFFKEEGFQKALEGAVSRPVAPNYPEVSEIIQINVSKAIAGELTPEEAAATMEEELNNVMQ from the coding sequence ATGAAAGCAAAACTATGGTTTTTGTCTATCCTGTTCATTTTGGTATTAGCATTAGTCGGATGCAGCGGAGGCGGAGATGACTCAGGTTCTGAAGATACAAGTGGAGAAGAAGGTACTTCAGAAAATAGTGAAGGCGAATCTTCCGATGAAGTCGTCACGTTAACGTGGGCACGTGGTCAAGACTCTACACAAGCTTCTGAGAAATTGATTGAGGAGTTCAACAAAAAGAACCCTAACATCCAAGTTGAACTTCGTGAAATGCCTTCAGACACAGGCCAGCAGCACGACGCTTATGTAACTCAGCTGAACGCTGAATCCTCTGAAATTGACGTCATGGATATGGACGTTATCTGGCCTGCAGAGTTTGCACAAGCAGGATATGTTCTTGAACTAGACCGCTTTATCCAGCGTGATGGAATTGACATGGACAAGTACAACCAGGGAGCTGTATCTGCAGCAAACTTCAACGGAAAACAGTGGGCAATGCCTAAGTTCATCGATACAGGAATGCTTTTCTATCGCACAGATATCGTTAGTGAAGATGAAGTACCTCAAACATGGGACGAACTGATCGAATCGGCTCAGGCGAAAAAAGGTGAAGGTGGAACAGAATTCGGTTACTTGATGCAAGCGAAACAATACGAAGGTCTTGTTTGTAATGTGGTGGAATTCATCCACGCTTACGGCGGACAGATTCTTGATGATAGCGGTGAAGTTGCTGTCGATAGTCCTGAAACAGTCAAAGGGATTTCTAAGCTAGTCGAGATTGCCAACTCTGATTTCGTTCCAGGAAACATCAACACATTTACGGAAGTTGAATCACACACAGCGTTCATCGAAGGCCAATCTCCTTACATCCGTAACTGGCCTTACCAGTGGAACCTTGCCAATGATGAAAATGAGTCGGAAATCGTAGGAAATGTGGGTGTCGCTCCCCTACCAGCTGGTGATGAAGGCAGTGCAGCCGCTCTAGGTGGATGGATGGCTGGAATTAACAAATATTCTGAGCACAAAGAAGAAGCTTGGGAATTTGTTAAGTTCATGACAGGACCAGAAGGCCAGAAGATCTCCGCAATCTATGGTGGACTAGCTCCTACCCTACCAGAACTATTTGAAGATGAGGAAATTCTTGAGGCTAACCCATTCTTCAAAGAAGAAGGTTTCCAAAAAGCTCTAGAAGGTGCCGTATCACGACCAGTTGCACCTAACTACCCTGAAGTTTCTGAAATCATTCAAATCAACGTTTCTAAAGCCATTGCAGGTGAACTTACTCCTGAGGAAGCAGCTGCAACAATGGAAGAAGAACTGAACAACGTCATGCAATAA
- a CDS encoding LacI family DNA-binding transcriptional regulator produces MVTIDDVARLAGLSKSTVSRVINNYPHVSPAKKQKVYQAMDALGYVPNSSARSLRNKKTQMIAVLVPRLMNPFFGQLVESMEIEATKNGFQLLICQTMYSKETELGHLELLKMKQVDGMILASLENEWETVSEYLPYGPLVMCNEFEDSANIPIIKLDQIHGGYIATKHLLRQGHRKLAYCTGGHKSMVGQHRKIGFEKALKEHGLTFENRYGFFSAYSIEHGIEVFKQIHQMKDPPTAVFTGSDEVAAGIITGAKEYGVDVPGELSVIGFDNQVISKIMDPKISTVEQPIELMAQQSIQVLIETIKSKDFPKRERYEFPLELIIRESTVSGPLRAV; encoded by the coding sequence GTGGTAACGATTGATGATGTAGCCAGGCTGGCTGGACTCTCAAAATCAACTGTTTCAAGGGTAATAAATAACTACCCCCACGTTTCTCCAGCAAAGAAGCAAAAGGTATATCAAGCTATGGATGCACTTGGCTATGTCCCGAACTCTTCTGCACGCAGTCTCCGGAACAAAAAAACGCAAATGATTGCGGTCCTTGTCCCAAGACTCATGAACCCTTTCTTCGGTCAGTTGGTTGAATCCATGGAGATCGAAGCCACCAAAAACGGGTTTCAGCTATTGATTTGTCAGACAATGTACTCCAAAGAGACAGAGCTTGGCCACTTGGAATTATTAAAAATGAAACAAGTGGACGGCATGATCTTAGCTTCCCTGGAAAACGAATGGGAGACCGTTTCTGAATACTTACCTTATGGCCCATTAGTGATGTGTAACGAGTTTGAGGATTCCGCTAATATTCCTATCATTAAGCTGGATCAAATTCACGGGGGATATATAGCGACGAAGCACTTGCTCAGGCAAGGACACCGTAAGCTTGCCTATTGTACAGGCGGCCACAAGAGCATGGTTGGCCAACATAGAAAAATAGGTTTTGAGAAAGCCCTGAAAGAACATGGTTTGACGTTTGAGAATAGGTACGGGTTTTTCAGTGCTTACTCTATTGAACATGGCATTGAAGTTTTCAAACAAATCCACCAGATGAAAGACCCTCCCACAGCTGTTTTTACAGGCAGTGATGAAGTTGCTGCCGGTATCATTACCGGTGCGAAGGAATATGGTGTTGACGTGCCAGGCGAACTTTCAGTCATAGGCTTTGACAATCAAGTGATCTCAAAGATTATGGATCCGAAGATTTCCACTGTTGAACAACCGATTGAGCTTATGGCACAGCAATCCATCCAAGTTTTGATTGAGACGATTAAAAGTAAGGATTTCCCTAAACGAGAGCGATATGAATTCCCTCTCGAACTCATCATCCGAGAATCAACAGTAAGCGGCCCTTTAAGAGCTGTATAA
- a CDS encoding GNAT family N-acetyltransferase — protein sequence MNELSWKKVTKRNNLLDYLLLADEDKAIVQEYINEGEMFELFCEGRSVGVCLFTFPDQQTVEIKNIAILEDYRGLGIGSNTIKIAVTYYKEKGFQQLLVGTANSSIGNFAFYQKAGFRFYDIRKDFFLTYPEPIFENGIRAIDMIVFQLPLRK from the coding sequence TTGAACGAACTATCTTGGAAAAAAGTAACGAAGCGAAATAACTTATTGGATTATTTACTGCTTGCAGATGAAGACAAAGCCATTGTTCAAGAATACATCAATGAAGGGGAAATGTTTGAGCTATTTTGCGAAGGCAGATCCGTTGGTGTCTGCTTGTTTACTTTTCCTGACCAGCAAACAGTAGAAATTAAAAATATAGCGATCCTTGAGGATTACAGAGGCTTAGGAATAGGCAGCAACACGATTAAGATCGCTGTCACCTATTATAAGGAGAAAGGCTTTCAGCAGCTGCTCGTTGGAACAGCGAATTCAAGTATTGGGAATTTTGCCTTTTACCAAAAAGCCGGCTTTCGTTTTTATGATATTCGAAAAGATTTCTTCCTCACCTATCCTGAGCCAATTTTTGAGAATGGGATAAGAGCTATAGACATGATTGTTTTCCAGCTTCCCTTAAGAAAGTAA